A region of the Agrobacterium sp. RAC06 genome:
GGCAATGGGCAGGTGGGGTCCGTGCTGCTCGGTCGAGGCGATCGGCAGGATGGCGATCGTCGTATCCGGCGAAAGCCCTGCAAAATCCGTCGTCGTCAGTTCGTTCCAGAAAAATGGTCTGGTCATTGCCGTCTGCCTCTGCGTCTCTGTTCACCTCGTTCGATAAGGCAAAATCGTGGGGTCAGAAAAGCATCATATTCCGCTCGCGCCGATGCCAAATTGCGCTCGCGCGGCTTGCTGCTTTCAAGTTCCGGGTCAAAGGCGACCGGCGACAGCAGTGAGGCAGCGGCGTGACGCCGCATTGCCGGAAGGCAGCTTTGACCCCAGTTATGGAAGACGAAAACTCTCCCCGTGAAAGGCGACCATGTCCGCGCAGGTGACCGTCTGGTTCGACAGCAGTTGTCCTCTCTGCCAGCGAGAGATCGCCTTGATGCGCCGTCTCGACAGTCGCGGTGCGATCAACTTTATCGATGCGTTTGACCCTCAAGGCAGTTGTCCGATCGATCGAGCCGAGCTTCTGGCCCGGTTCCATGCAGAAGAAGGGGGAAAACTCCTGTCGGGTGCAGCGGCTTTCGCGGCGATGTGGCGGGCCATTCCCGTGTTGCGACCGCTCGGTCTCCTGGCCGGATGGAAACCGTTGACGCCTGTTTTCGAAGCCGCCTATTGGGGTTTTCTGCGCATCCGCCCGCGCCTGCAGCGTCTGGTCCGTTCCTCCTCAACTTCATGATTCCGTTGCGGTAAGTTGTTCCTTGAGGCTTTCTCTTCGTGAGGTTGGCCAGCCTTGTCTGGGCGAATGACGCAAAGGCTCTGGATCGCCGATCTATTGATGTGTTTCCGTCTCAATTCTTGCTGCAATGCAGCAAGCGCTCCGGCAATACAGTGACTCCTGCGACTAACGGAGAATGTACGATCTCCGGGGGATTCGTTACTCCTAAACAATTGTCTATTCCGCCTTGGGACAAGGATTGGCGGAATCGACGTGGAGGCAAGGGGCGTCCTGGGGGACGTCTCATCGAGGAAAGGGAGGAGTACTCGTGACGGATAAATCTTCGTCTAACGCTTACTGGTCAGCAAACGTTCGCATTATCTACATCTGCCTGGCGATCTGGGCCATCGTATCCTATGGGTTCGGTATCCTGCTTCGTCCGGCTCTGTCCGGCATCGCCGTCGGTGGAACCGATCTCGGCTTCTGGTTCGCCCAGCAAGGCTCGATCATCGTCTTCATCGCGCTGATTTTCGGCTACTCGGCGTACATGAACAAGATCGACCGCGAATTCGGCGTCGACGAGCAGTAAGGCGGACCAACAATGGATCAGTATACACTTAATCTGCTGATCGTAGGCGCGTCCTTTGCGCTCTACATCGGCATTGCCATCTGGGCTCGCGCCGGGACCACGGCCGAGTTTTACGCTGCAAACCGCGGCGTCAACCCGGTCATGAACGGCATGGCCACTGCAGCCGACTGGATGTCGGCGGCTTCCTTTATCTCGATGGCTGGCCTGATCGCCACTGTCGGCTACGGCAACTCCACCTTCCTCATGGGCTGGACCGGCGGTTATGTTCTGCTCGCGCTCCTGCTTGCTCCCTACCTGCGTAAGTTCGGCAAATACACCGTTCCGCAGTTCATCGGTGACCGCTTCTACAGCCAGGGCGCGCGCCTTACGGCTGTCGTCTGCCTGATCATCATCTCGGTGACCTACGTTATCGGTCAGATGACCGGTGCCGGCGTCGCCTTCTCGCGCTTCCTGGAAGTCAACGTCTCGACCGGTCTGTGGATCGCGTCTGCCGTTGTTTTCTGCTACGCCGTTCTCGGTGGGATGAAGGGCATCACCTATACGCAGGTCGCCCAGTACATCGTTCTGATCATCGCCTATACCATTCCGGCGATCTTCATTTCGCTGCAGCTGACCGGCAACCCGATCCCGTGGTTCGGCCTCTTTGGCACGCATACGGAATCGGCACTGCCGCTCTTGCAGAAGCTTGACCAGGTCGTCACCGACCTCGGCTTCAACGCCTACACTGCTCAGGGCTCCATGCTGAACATGACCCTGTTCACGCTGTCGTTGATGATCGGCACCGCCGGTCTGCCGCACGTCATCATCCGCTTCTTCACCGTTCCGAAGGTCTCGGATGCCCGTTGGTCTGCCGGTTGGGCGCTCGTCTTCATCGCCCTTCTCTATCTGACGGCTCCGGCTGTTGGCGCCATGGCACGCCTGAACATCATCGACACGATCTTCCCCGGCGGCACGCAGCAGGAGGCTGTCCTTTACGACGAGCGTCCGGACTGGATGCGCAACTGGGAAGTCACGGGTCTTCTGAAGTTCGAAGATAAGAATGGCGACGGCCGTATCCAGTACTACAACGACAAGTCCGAAGGCTTTGCCGCCACGGCTGCCGAGCGTGGCTGGACGGGCAACGAGCTGACGATCAACAACGACATCCTCGTTCTCGCCAATCCGGAAATCGCACAGCTGCCGGGCTGGGTTATCGCTCTCATCGCTGCCGGCGGTCTTGCAGCCGCTCTGTCGACTGCGGCCGGTCTGCTTCTCGCCATCTCGTCTGCGATCAGCCACGACCTGATCAAGGACTTCCTGAAGCCTGATATCTCCGAAAAGGGCGAGCTTCTGGCTGCCCGTATCGCGATGGCTGGTGCAATTCTGGTCGCAACGCTTCTGGGTCTCAACCCACCGGGCTTCGCGGCACAAACGGTTGCTCTCGCCTTCGGTCTGGCGGCTGCAACGATCTTCCCGGCTCTGATGATGGGCATCTTCTCGAAGCGCATCAACTCGGTCGGCGCCACGCTCGGCATGATCGTCGGCCTCGTGGTCACCTGCTTGTACCTGTTCACCTATCTGGGCTGGTTCTTCATTGCAGGCACCAACATGATGGAGAACGTTCCGGCCAACTACATCTTCGGCATCCCGCCGACGGCGTTCGGCCCGATCGGTGCACTGCTCAACTTCGCCACGGCCTATATCGTGTCGATGATGACCCAGGCTCCGCCGAAGCATGTACAGGATCTCGTCGAATCCATCCGCGTTCCGCGCGGTGCGGGTCAGGCGACTGGTCACTGATACCGATGATCAACCGGGAGGGGCGAGTATATCGCCCCTCCTGTCCCTCAAACAGCCAGGGCACGGTCGTGCCGCATGAGGGCAAATCCGATGATCCAGGCACAATCCGACGTGCTGGCATTTCTCGAGACGGTCCATCCTTACGACAGTCTCCCGAGAGACGAGATCGAACGGGTCTCGATCCGCTTCCAAGAGTTTTCCTTTTCGGCCGGTGCCGAAATCTATCACCGCGGCTCTCCGCTGCCCGGCATATTCCTCATCATGGACGGGGCCGCGGAAATCATGGATGCCACCAATACGGTGGTCTCCGAGCTCGCGCCTCGCAACTCCTTCGGCGAACGCGGCCTGTTGGCCGACGGCTTTGCGGCGACGACGGCAACGGCCCGCGGCGACTGCACGCTGCTGATGCTGCCGAAGGACGAGTTCCGCCGCCTGATGCAGGAACAGCCGGTATTCGCCCGCTTCTTCACGCGCGGCCGGTTTGCCGATAGCCGGCGCGGCGACATGGCCATCCAGAAGGTCAGCGAGTTGATGTCGCGACCCCCTATCGTCTGTGCGCCGACCGATACGGTGCGCTCGGCTGCCGCCCTCATGCGGGAGCGGCATGTCTCGAGCCTCGGCGTCGTCGATGGCGGGCGCTTTCTCGGTATCCTCACCACCCGAGACCTGGCGGGGCGCGTGCTCGCTGAAGGGCTCGACCCTGACGCGACCCCGGTATCTGACGTGATGACCGCCGACCCGGTCGGATTGCCCGGAGAGGCTCTGGGCTCCGACATCCTGCATCTGATGCTCGAGCGGCGAGTCGGACATCTTCCGGTCGTCGAGGGTGAGCGGCTGGTGGGAATGATCACACAGACCGATCTCATTCGCTTCCATGCGATCAGTTCGGCGCAGCTGATCCGGGACATCGCAACGTCAGAAACGCCGGAGGCGATGCGTGCGATCACGACACGCATCCCGCAGCTGCTCGTTCAGCTCGTCGGCAGCAACAACGCCCATGAGGTGGTGACTCGGCTGATTACCGATATCGCCGATAGCGTCACTCGCCGGCTGATCATGCTGGCGGAGCGGGAGCTTGGACCGCCTCCTGTTCCCTATGTCTGGCTTGCCTGCGGCAGTCAGGGGCGGCAGGAGCAGAGTGGCGTCAGCGACCAGGATAATTGCATCTTCATCGAAGACGGCGTCGAGCCCGAGGAAATGCCCTGGTTCCAGCAACTGGCCGCCAAAGTCAGCCGTGGTCTCGACATCTGCGGATACTTCTATTGTCCGGGCGACATGATGGCGACCAATCCGCGCTGGTGCCAGCCGGTTTCGGTCTGGCGAAACTATTTCCGCGACTGGATCTACAAGCCCGATCCGACCGCGCAGATGCTGGCCAGCGTGATGTTCGATCTGCGGCCCATCTGTGGTGCGTCGTCACTCTTTCAGGATCTGCAGGCGGAAACTCTCGAAGAGGCGAGCCGCAACTCGATCTTCACCGCCCACATGATCAGCAACTCGTTGAAGCACGCGCCGCCGCTTGGACTTCTCAGGGGGTTTGCCACGATCCGCAGCGGCGAGCATCGCAACCAGATCGACATGAAGCACAATGGTGTGGTTCCAGTTGTCGATCTCGGACGCGTCTATTCGCTGATCGGCAAACTTGCCCCGGTGAATACGCGAGCGCGGCTGCTTGCGGCGGAAGAAGCGGGTATCATCTCCGGTGCCGGAGCCCGGGATCTCGTTGCAGCCTACGATCTCATCGCGGACATGCGCCTGCGCAACCAGGTTCGGCAGGTGCGCGACGGTCGCAAGCCGGATAACTTTCTGGCACCCTACGATTTCGGTGATTTCGAGCGCTCGCATCTTCGCGATGCCTTCGTCGTCGTCAGAACCATGCAATCGGCGCTCGCCAATGGCGGACGGGCGCCCGTCTGAAGGAATGAAGAATGCTGTTTGAGTTGATCGCCGCGGTGGTGACAGGTGTTGCTCTGGCCGGTGTGGCGATGCTGCTGCGCTGGATAAGCCGGGGTTTGCTGCCTAAGTGGATCGTCCCGGCCATGGCTGGCCTCGGCATGTTGAGCTATTCGATCTGGAGCGAGTACAGCTGGTTCGATCGCATGAACATCGCCTTGCCCGGTCTCGCGGTCTCCTGGAAAAACGAGCAGACGGCGTTCTGGCGCCCCTGGTCCTATATCGAGCCTGTGACCACGCGTTTCACAGCCGTTGATCTGAAGTCTGCCAAGCGGAATCCGAACCAGCCGGGTCTGGTCATGATTGACATTCTGCTGTTGGCCCGTTGGCAGCCGGTTACGCCGGTCAGAGTGGTTTTTGACTGCCAGAATGCGCGGCGCGCCGATCTGGTCGATGGGAATGTCAGCATTGCGGATGATGGGAGTCTCGTGGGGGCAGAGTGGATCAAGCTGGAACCTGACGATGCGGCCTTGAAAATTGCATGTTCGGCCGGATGAGGGGATCATGGTGACCAGGATCAGCCTGCGCGGACGTATCCTGCTCTTCTTCGTGGGGCTGGCTGTCGGTGCTGTTGCGGCTTTGGCCGTCGGTCTGTGGTTCGGCTACCACCGCGAAGCCAGCCCGGACATGCTGAACGCCTTCGTGCAGAGTGCTATCGCTGC
Encoded here:
- a CDS encoding DUF4212 domain-containing protein translates to MTDKSSSNAYWSANVRIIYICLAIWAIVSYGFGILLRPALSGIAVGGTDLGFWFAQQGSIIVFIALIFGYSAYMNKIDREFGVDEQ
- a CDS encoding DUF294 nucleotidyltransferase-like domain-containing protein, coding for MIQAQSDVLAFLETVHPYDSLPRDEIERVSIRFQEFSFSAGAEIYHRGSPLPGIFLIMDGAAEIMDATNTVVSELAPRNSFGERGLLADGFAATTATARGDCTLLMLPKDEFRRLMQEQPVFARFFTRGRFADSRRGDMAIQKVSELMSRPPIVCAPTDTVRSAAALMRERHVSSLGVVDGGRFLGILTTRDLAGRVLAEGLDPDATPVSDVMTADPVGLPGEALGSDILHLMLERRVGHLPVVEGERLVGMITQTDLIRFHAISSAQLIRDIATSETPEAMRAITTRIPQLLVQLVGSNNAHEVVTRLITDIADSVTRRLIMLAERELGPPPVPYVWLACGSQGRQEQSGVSDQDNCIFIEDGVEPEEMPWFQQLAAKVSRGLDICGYFYCPGDMMATNPRWCQPVSVWRNYFRDWIYKPDPTAQMLASVMFDLRPICGASSLFQDLQAETLEEASRNSIFTAHMISNSLKHAPPLGLLRGFATIRSGEHRNQIDMKHNGVVPVVDLGRVYSLIGKLAPVNTRARLLAAEEAGIISGAGARDLVAAYDLIADMRLRNQVRQVRDGRKPDNFLAPYDFGDFERSHLRDAFVVVRTMQSALANGGRAPV
- a CDS encoding sodium:solute symporter family protein, translating into MDQYTLNLLIVGASFALYIGIAIWARAGTTAEFYAANRGVNPVMNGMATAADWMSAASFISMAGLIATVGYGNSTFLMGWTGGYVLLALLLAPYLRKFGKYTVPQFIGDRFYSQGARLTAVVCLIIISVTYVIGQMTGAGVAFSRFLEVNVSTGLWIASAVVFCYAVLGGMKGITYTQVAQYIVLIIAYTIPAIFISLQLTGNPIPWFGLFGTHTESALPLLQKLDQVVTDLGFNAYTAQGSMLNMTLFTLSLMIGTAGLPHVIIRFFTVPKVSDARWSAGWALVFIALLYLTAPAVGAMARLNIIDTIFPGGTQQEAVLYDERPDWMRNWEVTGLLKFEDKNGDGRIQYYNDKSEGFAATAAERGWTGNELTINNDILVLANPEIAQLPGWVIALIAAGGLAAALSTAAGLLLAISSAISHDLIKDFLKPDISEKGELLAARIAMAGAILVATLLGLNPPGFAAQTVALAFGLAAATIFPALMMGIFSKRINSVGATLGMIVGLVVTCLYLFTYLGWFFIAGTNMMENVPANYIFGIPPTAFGPIGALLNFATAYIVSMMTQAPPKHVQDLVESIRVPRGAGQATGH
- a CDS encoding thiol-disulfide oxidoreductase DCC family protein, encoding MSAQVTVWFDSSCPLCQREIALMRRLDSRGAINFIDAFDPQGSCPIDRAELLARFHAEEGGKLLSGAAAFAAMWRAIPVLRPLGLLAGWKPLTPVFEAAYWGFLRIRPRLQRLVRSSSTS